The Chlorobaculum sp. MV4-Y genome contains the following window.
TAAATATCGCCTACCAATAAACGATGCCAAAAAAGAAGAGTTTCACGGGAGATCTGTTCGCTACTGACGACGAACTTTTCGGCGATGCCGAAGAGAGCCATGAGGTGAATTCGGAACAGAACGATCCGCCTGCTCCGTCAGACCAGACAGACCTGACAGTGCAGGCAGATCAAACAGACACAGAAGAAACACGGCAAGAAGATAATACTGACAATACATTTAATACAGATAAATTAATACTAATCCAGGAAACACACCCAGCTGAACCTACAGTTAACCCGCCACCTGCCAAAAAACGGGAAGAGACCAAAAGCAAGCGCCTGAATCTGCTTATCCGGCCCGGTATCTTGAAAGAGTTTGCCAAAATTGCCTACATGCAACAGACCAGCGTCAATGACCTGATCAACCAGTTGATCACCGAGCATGTCGAGAAAAAACCGGAAACGATCCAGGAGTATGACCGTCTCTTCAAGGATAAAAATGCGCGCTGAACGCTCTTCCTGCACAGGATAGAAAAGTTATTTTCAGCAATTGCCTCCAGATATTTTTCATGAAGTAACCTCCCGGAGTTACAGCCGGTCACCATATTCATACCCATGAGCAACCACGAAGAGAAAAAGCAGAGTATCGCCCTCAGTTCGGTCATAGCAAGCCTGCTTCTGACCGCCATGAAACTCGTGGTCGGCCTCATGACCGGCAGTATCGGTATCCTTTCAGAGGCCGCTCACTCGACGATGGATTTCGGCGCGGCGGCGCTCACCTGGTTCGCGGTCAGAATCAGCGACAAACCGGCGGACGAAAAGCACCATTATGGCCACACCAAAATCGAGAGCGTCAGCGCCCTCATCGAAACCGGCCTGCTGATACTCACCTCTGTCTGGATCATCTATGAAGCCGTGACGCGACTCATTTCCGGCACAACGGAGATCGAGGTCACCTGGTACGCCATCGCCGTTATCATTATTTCGATCATTGTGGATATATCGAGAGCTTCCGCCTTGAAGAAAGTGGCCAAAGAGACCAAAAGCCAGGCCCTCGAAGCCGACGCGCTGCACTTCACCTCCGACATCGTCTCCTCGGCGGTAGTGCTCGTGGGACTGGGATTCGTCGCGCTTGGCATTCACTGGGCGGATGCCATGGCCGGTATTTTTGTGGCGGTGCTGGTCGGCAAGGCTGCATGGGAGCTAGGGCGAAAAACCATCGACGTTCTGGTTGACGCAGCTCCCGAGGGACTCTCCGAGCAGATCGAACAGATCGTCCTCAATGCGCCGGGCATCATCGGCATCAACAAAATGCGAATCAAGCCTGCCGGACCGTTTGTCTTCATCGACCTCACCATCTCGGTCAGCCGCACCCTGCCGCAGGAAAAAGTTGTGGCTATCTGCGCCGGAGTCGAACAGCGGCTGAAAGCGGAGCTTCCCGGCAGCGACATCACGGTCAACGCGCGCCCGGTTGTGCTCGACAGCGAAACCGTCACCGAGCGGATTCACACCGTCGGCCTCAACCACGGCCTGCACGCGCACAACATCCTCACCTCGCTTTTGGGCGAGCACAAGCAGATCACCTTCGACGTCGAGGTTGACAGCCACCTGACCATCAGGCAGGCGCACGACGCCGTAACGGAGCTTGAAAATGAGCTGCACCGGGAATTCAACGGGCAGATCGACCTCTGCATTCATCTCGATCCGCTCAACAGCGAGGAGCGCAACACACGCCCCGCCGACCCCGAAACCGAAGCGCGGCTCACCACCATCATCCGCCAGGCCGCCAGCACGATCTCCGGCATCCGCGACGTGCACGCCGTCAACATCCTCGTCTCCGCGTACAACAAACTCTACATCACGCTACATTGCGGCTTCGACGACAACACCGTCCTCGCCGACGTCCATCCCCTCACCAGCCGCCTCGAAAGCCTGATCTATCGGGATATTCCCGAAACATCCAGAATCATCGTCCACGCCGAACCGGTGAATGCCGTGGATTGAATTACAACAAAAGGCAACGACCCTATTGCCAAATCGTTGCGGCTGAAGGATGCGTGACCTACATTGAAAGAAAGGCGTCGCAACCAAACCTGTTCAGCAATGACACTTTCTCCGGAAAAACGCGCGCGGGTCTTGCAGGGCGAGATTCTCATTGATCTCGACTGGCTGCCGGATGGGGTGATCGGGGCGAAAGGCTGCGTGTTCGTCGAAGCTGAGCCGCCGGTTGTGTGGAGGATGCTGGCCGATTACAACCATCTTCACGAAACAATGCCCAAGGTGGTATCGAGCCGGTTGCTGGAGACGAACAATCACACTCGGATCATCGCGCAGTCGGGCAAGTCAGGCATTTTCATTTTCGAGAAGACGGTGAACTTTACCCTCAAAGTCGAGGAGGTTTTTCCCGAGCACCTCTACTTTTCGCAGATCGGCGGAGATTTTCAGGTGTATGAGGGTGAGTGGCAACTCGAAGCGGTCGATGGCAAGAACGGCACCGGTACACTCTTAACCTACAAAGCGGAGATCAAGCCGGACTTCTTCGCACCGCAGTTCGTGGTGAGCTTCGTGCAAAGCCAGGATTTGCCGACCATCCTCAAAGCAATCCGCAGCTACTGCGAAGCGCGAGCCAAGGGCTAATCTGAAGGACGCAGCAAAAAGATTGACAGCGGCGCATTGCGAAAAAGATCCTGATCGCCGACAATTCTTGCTCGCTGAATTTTTCGCCGCTGCCGAAGCGTTTCCGGCAATCTCCGCAGCACATCGATGAAGGCCCGCGCCACCTGCGTGGCTCGCGCCATGCCCGCTTTCCCGCCCGCAAGATAATACAGCATCGCTGCTGCTTCAAGCACGAGGCGCAGCGGCAGGAGCGCGACGAGCGGCGCGGCGCTCCGGTTGCGCAGCAGCGTGAAGAGGGCGTTGCGGTGGTTGTAATACACCTTCATCGGCGACCCCTCCGCGAGCGACGCGCCGCCCTCGTGCCAGACCACCGATTGCGGCACGGAGCGCACCCGGTAGCCTGCCAGCAACATGCGCCAGCAGAGGTCGATCTCCTCCATGTGCATGAAAAATCCCGCCTCGAAGCCACCAAGCTTTTCGACCACCTCGCGGCGCGCGAAGAGCGCCACACCCGACGCCCAGAAAATGTCCCGCGGCTCGTCATACTGCCCTGCATCCACCTCCCGCCCACCGAAGCTCCGACCGAGGCAATAGGGAAATCCGAGCCAGTCTATCAGACCACCGGCAGCTCCGGCATAGTCGAACACGCGCCTGCCACACCGCCGCTCAGGCAACGAGAGAATCTTCGGCTGCAACGCGCCGACTTTCGGATCGCGTTCCGCCGCCTCGACGAGACAACCCAGCCATTCCGGGTCGACGATGGTATCGTCATTCAGAAAAATGACATACGGCGAGTTCGCATACTTGAGACCCTCGTTGCACCCACCGGCATATCCGGCGTTTTCGGGCAAGTGAAGGACGAAGATTTCGGGATAATCGGATTCGAGACCGGCGAGATCAGAGGCGTCGCCGCCGTTATCGACGATGATGACAGAAAAGTCACGGAAGATGGTTTTGCGGAGAGCGTCGAGGCACAAATTGAGCATCGGGCGATTCCTGAGATGCGGAATGACGACCGTCACCGCCGGAGCGGCTTTGCTCGATGCTTGCATGGTCAGGCGATTGGAATGGAAAGATGCGGGATTATCTCAAATGGGTTTTACCAATTGGTTCCCCTCTCATGAGTTTTGTCCTGCCATTCTGAACGGAGCAGAGCACAGTGAAGAATCCAGCCGGAGCACCTCAATACTCCCCGAAAACCACGAGAGTCTTCGCTGCGCTCAGAATGACAAGAAAAAAAACGGCACCCTGCCACATGATTCACCGCAACGACTTCCAGAAACCGGCGGCCATCTTCGCAGTCTCTTCGGGAGTTTTCGCTATGGCGACGTGTTGCAGCAGCGCCGATCCGACCACCGCGCCATCGGCCAGCTCCCACATTTTGCGCACGCGTTCGCGATCCTTGATGCCGAAGCCGACGACAAACTTCTTCTTCGTGTGCTCGCGCACCCGGCGCAGGTACTCGGCGATCTTCTCGTCCATGCCCGCGCTGTCGAGCTTGCCGGTGCCGGTGGTGGCGTTGACCGCGAGGCAGTACGAAAAGTCGGTGGACATGCTGTCGATCAGCTCGATCCGCTCCGGCGGCGTGACCGGCGAAATGAGGTAGATCACTGAAAGACCGAAGTTTTTGGCGCGTTCGAGGAAATCCTCCGACTCCTCCGGCGGCAGGTCGGGAATCAGCAACCCATCCACGCCCGCCTTGACCGCGTCGTCCATGAAGCAGTCGCCGCCGTACGCGATGAGCGGATTGCAGTAGCCCATAAGCAGAATCGGTGTGGTGATCTTCTTGCACCCCTCGCCGTTACGCGCTTTTCTGACCAGCTCGAAGATACTGCCGACATGCACGCCATGACTGATCGCCTTGTGCGCCGCGTCCTGGATCACCGGTCCGTCGCCGATGGGATCGGAGTAGGGCATTCCAAGCTCGATGAGGTCGGCCCCGCTCTCCTGCAACGCTTCGAGCACGGGCAAAGTCGCGCCCGGCACGGGAAATTCAGGCATATAGTAGGCGATGAGCAGCTTCTTGTCCTGCTTCACCAGCCGGGTGATTCTGTTCTCTTTCATAGATGAAATAATGAGGGCACCAGATTGGGGATGACAAAAATATCGAGCACCATCGAAAACATGGTAATCATATGTACCAGCACGCTTCCCCACACATTTTTCGATTTGAGCACAATATAACCGCCAAGAATGCCAATCGGAAAAGCCATCATCGCCATCAGCCCGCGCTCGTACATGCCGACCGGCGCGACGGCGTAGTGGTTCAGCACATAGCACATCGCGGTGACGAACACGCTCAGGTGCGGATTGACTCCCTTCTCGACCATCGATGAAAGCATCAGGCCGCGCCACAGGAACTCCTCGGCGAGCACGAGAATCGGAAAAAGAAAGAGAAAATTCTTGTTGACGAGAATGCCGAGCATGTCGGTCATCGGCGGCGCGCCCTTCGAGTAGTAGATCACCGTGTTGACGATGTCCATCACGAAAAGGATTCCGCCCGCGATACCACCCCATTTCAGGGATTTTTTCAGATTGCCACCCGCCAGATACATCCCGGCCCACTCGCTCTTGCTCACGCCGCGCCACACAACGACGCCGATGCCGCCGATCACGTAAAGCGCCAGCGCGGGCCACTCTTGCAGCGGCGTGAAGTGACCGACAAGGCCGGTGATCCAGATGAGCGCCGTCAGCCCGAACGCGAGTTTGAAACGCTCGTTCAGTGAAGCGGAACCGGAATCAATCGCCTTTTCCCTTTCCATAATGTGTCAGGAATTACTTGGTTTCGATGATTACTGCAAATAGTTGGGCCGGACTTCGTATTCCACGGGATCCTCTATTCCAGCTGACGCGAAGGCCCGCAAGCGCCGAGCGCAACTGTCGCACACGCCGCACGCTTTGCCCTCGCTCTTGTAGCACGACCAGCTGAAGTGGAACGGCGCATCGAGTTCCAGCCCGCGCTGGACGATCTCAGCCTTGTTCATGGCGATGAGCGGCGTCACGATTTCGATGCGCGTCTCGGGCCGTGTGCCGTGCTCAATCACCCGGTTGAAGGCGTCGTAAAAGATTTTGCGGCAGTCGGGATAACCGGACGAATCCTCCTCGACCGCGCCGATGTAGATGCGGCTTGCACCAATCACCTCCGACCAGCTCACGGCCATCGAGAGGAAATTGGCATTGCGAAAGGGCACGTAACTGGTGGGAATATCGGTACCTGCGAGATCGGCAGGGCCGACGGGAATCGCCGAGTCGGTCAGCGACGAGCCGCCGATGGTGCTGAGGAACATGGCATCGACCTCCAGCCGGTCGGCGATGCCGTAATGGTCGCAAATCTGCCGGAAGCATTGAAGCTCCTTCGTCCACGTCCGCTGCCCGTAATTGACATGCACGGCCGCCAGCTCAAATCCCTCACGATGGGCCAGCGCGGTAGCCACCAGGCTATCCATCCCGCCGCTGAGCAAAAGTACTGCTCTCATAGGTTCAGGTTCGGCAATAACGAAAAAATTGTTTTTAATTGTAATCAATCCATAACACAAATAAAAAAGGCAGATTGGGATCCGAACGAAACTCCGTGAAAAGTTAAAATTGATATAGAACTATACATTTATCAAAAAAAATAGGTATTATTCTTTAATAAATGGTTCTGCAGCCAGCGTTGGCGTTATCAACCCCCTTTTTTGCAAAAAAAGTATCCCTTGCCATGCCTGATCCCAGTATTGATAAGAGAGACGAACAGCAGGCCCCATCACCGCAACCCGATGGTATGTCCGCAGTTGAAACACCCCAAGGCAATGATTTTTTCAAGAATATTTTTGAGAACCATTCTGCTGTAATGATGCTTATCGATGCTGAATCAGGCAGCATCGTCGATGCCAACCGGGCAGCAGCCAAGTTTTACGGGTGGACCGTCAATCAGCTCCGCTCGATGAAAATCCATGAGATTGATGCACCATCGTGGGCACATGAACAACCCTGGCTGAAAAAGCTGTCGGAAGAGAAAGAGGAGCGATTCTTCTCGATGCACCGGAAAGCCGACGGAACGCTCTCTCTCGTTGAGCTGAACTTTGGCACAATCACGCTGGAAAACAAAACGCTGATCCTGGCCATCATACAAGACAATATCGAACGCTACCATTTCGCAGCGCTGACCGAATTCAGGCGCCATCTTCTCGAAATGGCCGATAACGCTTCGACCGAGGATTTACTCACCTATACGCTTGATGAGGCTGAACGGCTGACCGGCAGCACACTCGGATTTTTCAATCTGATCTCGGATGATCAGTCAATTATGAGATACGCCTGTTCGAGCAACGCAAAAAAAGACAACTGCGGCCATGCAAAACATCCCTCGGTGATCGACTTCAAAGTGCAGGCTGACGTCATACAGGAAAAGAGAGCAGTAATACACAATGATCATGCAACACTCAGGCACTGCAACTGCAAATCAGCATCGCACAAGGAAGCCATACGCGAGCTGATCGTACCGATCATCCGCAACAGCAAGGTGATGGCAACTCTCGAAGTCGGCGACAAGCCCGCCAACTATGACCAGAATGACATCCGGCTGCTCAACGAGCTGAGCGGAGTGGCATGGGATATCATTGCCCGAAAGCATGCTGAAAATTCAGCACAAAAGACGATGGAAGCCATGCAGCATACCCAGAAAATGGATATGATCGGTCGTCTCGCAGGTGGTATTGCCCACGACATTAACAACGTGCTTTCGACCATTTTGGGACATACTGAAATAGTCATCGAGGAATTGAATGACAAGAGCCCATATGTCAAAAATCTGCTGAACATCCGCGACTCAACCATGCGCGCAGCCCATCTGATACAACAATTGCTGGCCTTTGCGCGAAAACAAACGATCCTGCCAAAAATTTTAGAACTGGACACAGCCCTTCATGACGAAGTGCCGATGTTGCAAAAACTGATCGGGGAAAAGATACACCTCGAGCTACGCCCCGGCAGTCATGGAGCAAAAATTCTGATAGATCCATCCCAGTTCGAGCAGTTGATAACAAGCCTGTGCGCCAATGCGCGCGAAGCCATCAATGGTACGGGATCGGTAATGATCGAAACCTCAAGCATAACAGTGTCTCCCTCCGATTGCTATGCAAACCATCCCTGCCAGGTTCCGGGCAATTTTGCCATGATCTCAGTGATTGACAACGGTTGTGGCATAGACAAGAATGTGCTTCCCCACATCTTCGACCCTTTTTTCACCACGAAAGAAGTCGGAAAAGGCAGTGGCATGGGACTTTCAACCGTTTATGGTATCGTCGCACAGAACAAAGGCTATATCGAATGCGAAAGTACTCCGGGCAAGGGAAGCCGGTTTACAATTTACCTGCCCTTGTGTGAAGAAATGCTCGTGCCTGACAGAAAGAAGCCGCGGAAAGATACAGCAAGTACTGATAAACAGCAGACAATACTGGTGATCGATGATAATGAGGCCATCCTTTATATCGTCAAAACCGTTCTTGAAAAAAGTGGATACCGTGTGCTTTCGACAACCTCGGCAAACGAAGCAATCAACATCGTGGCAAATTCGGGAAAGAAAATTGATATGCTTCTGACGGATGTAGTTATGCCAGAGATGAACGGCAAAGAGCTTTCAAGGAAACTTCGCGCCATATCCCCTCATCTGAAAACCATTTTTATGTCCGGCTTTCCACAGGAAATGAACTTGCTTGAGGAGGGCGCTGAACACGAGATGCATTTCATCAACAAACCGTTCAAGATCGTCGAATTTACCGCCACCATCAAAGCTATGCTCACTGAGTCTCATAGCACACAGAACCCCGAAACGGAAACGAAGTCTTGATCGAACGCGTCACAGGCGAAGAATAGTCAGTCTCGAAATCGCTACTAGATGCGATTTCGGTGAAGAGAAATAAAAATCCAACCAATTCACTCAACAAAAAAGGGCTCTTCGCAGAATATCGTGGGAAGAAGGGTGTGTATGAAGTAACATAGAGTAATTTTGAGCGTTACCCAACCACACCTTGATACTTCCATGCAGAGCCTGACGAGCCATTACCACCAACTTTTAGCTCCTTCCTCAAACTGGAAGGTCGAGAGCGTTCATGTGTCGATGAGCGGCAAGCGGGTCGAGATCAGACTGGTCTGTACCGGCAAGCAGGTCGCGTGTCCGGTATGCGGTGCATCATGGAAGATGGGCTCAAAACCGTTCAGGCACCGTGGGCCGGTAAGGCATTGCCGTTTCACGCTGCAGTTCGAAAGCTTTGCGATCGAGCTGCTCTTGCACTGCGCGAACATCAAGGCGTCAGCAAGAGGGTTCCACCGTTTCGAGAGTTATCGCAACCGGATTTTGTTTTACTGCGGCAAACTCAACAGGGCTATCGAATCATGACGGAACAGCAGAAGCCCTTACCCACGATATTCTGCGAAGAACCAAAAAAAACAAACGATAAAAAAGGCCCGCTTTCGCAGGCCTTTTTTATCGTTATGAACAATCGGGGATCAGTACATGCCACCCATGCCCCCCGGAGGCATTGCAGGCATGTCAGACTTGTCTTCCTTGACGTCGGTGATTGCAGCTTCCGTAGTAAGCAGGATGCTGGCAACCGAAGCGGCGTTCTCGAGCGCGCTGCGGGTCACCTTGGTCGGATCGACCACGCCTGCTTCGACGAGGTTCTCGTACTGCTCGGTGCGAGCGTTGAAGCCCTGATCGCCTTCGGCGTTCTTCACCTTCTCGAGAACGACAGCGCCATCGGTCGTGCCGGTGTTGGCAACGATCTGGCGGAGAGGCTCTTCGAGCGCGCGGCGAATGATCTCGATACCGGTCTTCTGGTCTTCATTGTCGGCAACAGCGTTGGCAAGGCCTTTGGCTGCACGGATGAGCGCAACGCCACCGCCAACCACGATGCCCTCCTGAACGGCTGCGCGGGTTGCGTGCAGCGCATCCTCGACGCGGGCTTTCTTCTCTTTCATCTCGACTTCGGTCGAGGCACCAATTTTGAGCACGGCCACGCCGCCGGAGAGCTTGGCGAGGCGCTCCTGGAGCTTCTCGGTATCATACTCGGAAGTCGATTTCTCGATCTGGCCCTTGATCTCGGCGATGCGGGCCTTGATCTCTTCCTGCTTGCCGCGGCCTTCGACGATGGTGGTGTTGTCCTTGTCGATGGTGATCCGGGCAGCCTGGCCAAGGTAGGCCATGGTTGCGTTTTCGAGCTTGTAGCCTTTCTCTTCGGAGATAACGGTGCCACCGGTGAGGATGGAGATATCTTCGAGCATGGCTTTGCGGCGATCACCAAAGCCGGGAGCCTTGACGGCGGCGACTTTCAGGGTGCCGCGGAGCTTGTTAACCACGAGGGTGGCCAGTGCTTCGCCTTCGATGTCTTCAGCAATGATAAGCAGCGGACGGCCGGACTGTGCAGCTTTTTCGAGGATCGGAAGAAGCTCTTTCATGTTGCTGATCTTCTTGTCGTAGATCAGAATGAGCGCCTCTTCAAGCTCGGCTTCCATGGTCTCGGAATTGGTCACGAAGTAGGGAGAGAGGTAGCCGCGGTCGAACTGCATACCTTCGACAACCTTCAGCTCGGTCTCCATGCCCTTTGCCTCTTCGACGGTGATGACGCCATCCTTGCCGACCTTGTCCATCGCCTCGGCGATCAGCTCACCGATTTCAGGATCGTTGTTGGCAGAAATGGTGCCAACCTGGGCGATTTCTTTCTTGCCGGAGATGGAGCGACTGATGTTGCGCAGCTCGGCGACAACCTCTTTCACGGCGCGGTCGATACCACGCTTCAGGTCGATCGGGCGAGCGCCAGCGGTGACGTTCTTCAGACCTTCGCGGTAAATAGCCTGGGCAAGCACAGTTGCGGTGGTGGTGCCGTCACCAGCGACATCGCTGGTCTTGGAAGCCACTTCGCGAACCATCTGGGCGCCCAT
Protein-coding sequences here:
- the groL gene encoding chaperonin GroEL (60 kDa chaperone family; promotes refolding of misfolded polypeptides especially under stressful conditions; forms two stacked rings of heptamers to form a barrel-shaped 14mer; ends can be capped by GroES; misfolded proteins enter the barrel where they are refolded when GroES binds), with translation MTAKDILFDAEARTKLKVGVDKLANAVKVTLGPAGRNVLIDKKFGAPTSTKDGVTVAKEIELADPFENMGAQMVREVASKTSDVAGDGTTTATVLAQAIYREGLKNVTAGARPIDLKRGIDRAVKEVVAELRNISRSISGKKEIAQVGTISANNDPEIGELIAEAMDKVGKDGVITVEEAKGMETELKVVEGMQFDRGYLSPYFVTNSETMEAELEEALILIYDKKISNMKELLPILEKAAQSGRPLLIIAEDIEGEALATLVVNKLRGTLKVAAVKAPGFGDRRKAMLEDISILTGGTVISEEKGYKLENATMAYLGQAARITIDKDNTTIVEGRGKQEEIKARIAEIKGQIEKSTSEYDTEKLQERLAKLSGGVAVLKIGASTEVEMKEKKARVEDALHATRAAVQEGIVVGGGVALIRAAKGLANAVADNEDQKTGIEIIRRALEEPLRQIVANTGTTDGAVVLEKVKNAEGDQGFNARTEQYENLVEAGVVDPTKVTRSALENAASVASILLTTEAAITDVKEDKSDMPAMPPGGMGGMY
- the trpA gene encoding tryptophan synthase subunit alpha encodes the protein MKENRITRLVKQDKKLLIAYYMPEFPVPGATLPVLEALQESGADLIELGMPYSDPIGDGPVIQDAAHKAISHGVHVGSIFELVRKARNGEGCKKITTPILLMGYCNPLIAYGGDCFMDDAVKAGVDGLLIPDLPPEESEDFLERAKNFGLSVIYLISPVTPPERIELIDSMSTDFSYCLAVNATTGTGKLDSAGMDEKIAEYLRRVREHTKKKFVVGFGIKDRERVRKMWELADGAVVGSALLQHVAIAKTPEETAKMAAGFWKSLR
- a CDS encoding GAF domain-containing protein; amino-acid sequence: MVLQPALALSTPFFAKKVSLAMPDPSIDKRDEQQAPSPQPDGMSAVETPQGNDFFKNIFENHSAVMMLIDAESGSIVDANRAAAKFYGWTVNQLRSMKIHEIDAPSWAHEQPWLKKLSEEKEERFFSMHRKADGTLSLVELNFGTITLENKTLILAIIQDNIERYHFAALTEFRRHLLEMADNASTEDLLTYTLDEAERLTGSTLGFFNLISDDQSIMRYACSSNAKKDNCGHAKHPSVIDFKVQADVIQEKRAVIHNDHATLRHCNCKSASHKEAIRELIVPIIRNSKVMATLEVGDKPANYDQNDIRLLNELSGVAWDIIARKHAENSAQKTMEAMQHTQKMDMIGRLAGGIAHDINNVLSTILGHTEIVIEELNDKSPYVKNLLNIRDSTMRAAHLIQQLLAFARKQTILPKILELDTALHDEVPMLQKLIGEKIHLELRPGSHGAKILIDPSQFEQLITSLCANAREAINGTGSVMIETSSITVSPSDCYANHPCQVPGNFAMISVIDNGCGIDKNVLPHIFDPFFTTKEVGKGSGMGLSTVYGIVAQNKGYIECESTPGKGSRFTIYLPLCEEMLVPDRKKPRKDTASTDKQQTILVIDDNEAILYIVKTVLEKSGYRVLSTTSANEAINIVANSGKKIDMLLTDVVMPEMNGKELSRKLRAISPHLKTIFMSGFPQEMNLLEEGAEHEMHFINKPFKIVEFTATIKAMLTESHSTQNPETETKS
- the queC gene encoding 7-cyano-7-deazaguanine synthase QueC, whose amino-acid sequence is MRAVLLLSGGMDSLVATALAHREGFELAAVHVNYGQRTWTKELQCFRQICDHYGIADRLEVDAMFLSTIGGSSLTDSAIPVGPADLAGTDIPTSYVPFRNANFLSMAVSWSEVIGASRIYIGAVEEDSSGYPDCRKIFYDAFNRVIEHGTRPETRIEIVTPLIAMNKAEIVQRGLELDAPFHFSWSCYKSEGKACGVCDSCARRLRAFASAGIEDPVEYEVRPNYLQ
- a CDS encoding cation-efflux pump produces the protein MSNHEEKKQSIALSSVIASLLLTAMKLVVGLMTGSIGILSEAAHSTMDFGAAALTWFAVRISDKPADEKHHYGHTKIESVSALIETGLLILTSVWIIYEAVTRLISGTTEIEVTWYAIAVIIISIIVDISRASALKKVAKETKSQALEADALHFTSDIVSSAVVLVGLGFVALGIHWADAMAGIFVAVLVGKAAWELGRKTIDVLVDAAPEGLSEQIEQIVLNAPGIIGINKMRIKPAGPFVFIDLTISVSRTLPQEKVVAICAGVEQRLKAELPGSDITVNARPVVLDSETVTERIHTVGLNHGLHAHNILTSLLGEHKQITFDVEVDSHLTIRQAHDAVTELENELHREFNGQIDLCIHLDPLNSEERNTRPADPETEARLTTIIRQAASTISGIRDVHAVNILVSAYNKLYITLHCGFDDNTVLADVHPLTSRLESLIYRDIPETSRIIVHAEPVNAVD
- a CDS encoding glycosyltransferase family 2 protein, giving the protein MQASSKAAPAVTVVIPHLRNRPMLNLCLDALRKTIFRDFSVIIVDNGGDASDLAGLESDYPEIFVLHLPENAGYAGGCNEGLKYANSPYVIFLNDDTIVDPEWLGCLVEAAERDPKVGALQPKILSLPERRCGRRVFDYAGAAGGLIDWLGFPYCLGRSFGGREVDAGQYDEPRDIFWASGVALFARREVVEKLGGFEAGFFMHMEEIDLCWRMLLAGYRVRSVPQSVVWHEGGASLAEGSPMKVYYNHRNALFTLLRNRSAAPLVALLPLRLVLEAAAMLYYLAGGKAGMARATQVARAFIDVLRRLPETLRQRRKIQRARIVGDQDLFRNAPLSIFLLRPSD
- a CDS encoding SRPBCC family protein; the encoded protein is MTLSPEKRARVLQGEILIDLDWLPDGVIGAKGCVFVEAEPPVVWRMLADYNHLHETMPKVVSSRLLETNNHTRIIAQSGKSGIFIFEKTVNFTLKVEEVFPEHLYFSQIGGDFQVYEGEWQLEAVDGKNGTGTLLTYKAEIKPDFFAPQFVVSFVQSQDLPTILKAIRSYCEARAKG
- a CDS encoding CPBP family intramembrane glutamic endopeptidase, with the translated sequence MEREKAIDSGSASLNERFKLAFGLTALIWITGLVGHFTPLQEWPALALYVIGGIGVVVWRGVSKSEWAGMYLAGGNLKKSLKWGGIAGGILFVMDIVNTVIYYSKGAPPMTDMLGILVNKNFLFLFPILVLAEEFLWRGLMLSSMVEKGVNPHLSVFVTAMCYVLNHYAVAPVGMYERGLMAMMAFPIGILGGYIVLKSKNVWGSVLVHMITMFSMVLDIFVIPNLVPSLFHL